One segment of Clostridiales bacterium DNA contains the following:
- a CDS encoding HyaD/HybD family hydrogenase maturation endopeptidase has product MTERTLILGIGNPLMSDEGAGVRVAELLMNGFDFPDGVEVVDAGTMGLGMLNMFRDTRLIVVVDAIDRTGHPPGTVVRLTPEDLAPNQIMHSLHDIRFVDVLQAAELCGLKPDAECVGIQVGSMEQWVTELTPEVEAALPTAVDAVITILAERGVSARQRTSPAATDDGAIISAIRTKDQMPSA; this is encoded by the coding sequence ATGACTGAGCGTACCCTCATTCTTGGCATTGGCAACCCGCTAATGAGCGACGAAGGGGCTGGCGTGCGCGTCGCGGAACTCCTCATGAACGGTTTCGACTTCCCAGATGGTGTCGAAGTCGTAGACGCTGGCACGATGGGGCTTGGCATGCTCAACATGTTCCGGGACACCCGGCTCATAGTGGTGGTAGACGCAATTGATCGCACAGGACACCCCCCCGGGACGGTCGTGCGGCTCACGCCCGAGGATCTCGCACCCAATCAAATCATGCACTCGCTGCACGACATCCGTTTCGTCGATGTCCTTCAGGCAGCCGAGTTGTGCGGCCTGAAACCCGACGCCGAGTGCGTCGGCATTCAAGTCGGCAGCATGGAGCAGTGGGTCACCGAACTGACACCTGAGGTTGAAGCCGCGCTTCCAACCGCGGTCGATGCGGTCATCACCATTCTGGCCGAGCGGGGAGTATCCGCGCGGCAACGCACGAGCCCCGCTGCGACCGATGATGGCGCGATCATCAGCGCCATCAGAACGAAAGATCAGATGCCCAGCGCTTGA
- a CDS encoding transketolase, with protein MFNRGFAHSLTPAAAEELSARALRSRGVALTATTVAASGHPGGSLSSMELYTVLLGCARLRPDRPQWDGRDRIVVSHGHTSPGLYAALGEAGFFDPAEVEAHFRQAGSIFEGHIEHSVPGVEWSTGNLGQGLSAGIGMALAARVTGHAWHTFVVMSDGEQNKGQIAEARRLAVSEGLSDVTVLIDCNGIQISGRTAEVMPVNIKAGFEADGWGVIEVDGHDIAALHSAISQAVSDSGRPVAILARTRIGWPVSFMLDDEEYHGRGLTDEEYERAMAQLGLPSRLAVAKTRRDCALEVSEVSHHVAPPDLAAGPPREYSPDDLTDNRSAWGAALLDIAEANPDVPMLVFDCDLAASVKTAAFASRFPRRFVQCGVGEHNAATAAGAASASGTLVFWADFGVFGIDEAYNQQRLNDINGAALKLVLTHCGVDVGEDGRTHHCLDYIGLLRNMFGWRVIVPADPNETDRAIRWMARVPGNVAIAMGRSRLPVICDREGTPLFGGLREFEYGRMTPARKGAAACILVAGTPCGEAVLAADKLREEGFDIAVECVSSPLDLDDLGMERALATPLLVTVEDHHVRTGLGGSVAEWLALRGHARALIRIGHGAYKSSGPARDLFATAGMSAEGIARTVRDALGKR; from the coding sequence ATGTTTAACCGCGGATTCGCCCACTCACTCACACCCGCGGCGGCCGAGGAACTCTCGGCCCGCGCCCTACGATCGCGAGGTGTTGCGCTGACGGCGACTACGGTCGCCGCTTCCGGGCATCCGGGCGGTTCGCTTTCTTCAATGGAGCTCTACACCGTCCTGTTGGGATGCGCACGTTTGCGGCCGGACAGGCCTCAGTGGGACGGACGTGACCGAATAGTGGTGAGTCATGGTCACACGTCACCAGGACTGTATGCCGCGCTCGGCGAGGCGGGCTTTTTCGATCCAGCCGAGGTCGAAGCACACTTCCGTCAAGCTGGCAGCATCTTTGAGGGTCACATCGAGCACAGCGTGCCGGGGGTGGAGTGGTCCACGGGCAATCTGGGACAGGGGCTGTCCGCTGGCATAGGGATGGCGCTCGCGGCACGGGTAACCGGGCACGCTTGGCATACCTTCGTGGTCATGAGCGACGGCGAACAGAACAAGGGTCAGATTGCTGAGGCTCGCCGACTTGCGGTGAGCGAGGGGCTATCGGACGTGACGGTTCTCATCGACTGCAACGGCATTCAGATTTCCGGCAGAACCGCTGAGGTCATGCCGGTAAACATCAAAGCGGGCTTTGAGGCGGACGGATGGGGAGTGATCGAGGTCGATGGCCATGACATTGCCGCTCTTCATTCAGCGATTTCCCAGGCGGTATCTGACTCCGGTAGGCCGGTAGCGATCCTCGCTCGAACGCGAATCGGGTGGCCAGTCTCCTTTATGCTCGATGATGAGGAGTACCACGGTCGCGGCCTGACGGACGAAGAGTATGAGCGGGCGATGGCTCAACTTGGGCTTCCGTCGCGCCTCGCCGTGGCGAAGACTCGGCGAGATTGCGCGCTCGAGGTCTCGGAGGTGTCTCACCACGTCGCGCCGCCGGATCTTGCGGCCGGTCCGCCAAGGGAGTACTCACCTGACGATCTGACAGACAATCGTTCAGCGTGGGGAGCGGCGTTGCTCGATATCGCCGAGGCAAATCCGGACGTGCCGATGCTCGTGTTCGATTGTGATCTCGCGGCGTCGGTCAAGACCGCGGCGTTTGCATCACGCTTTCCTCGGCGGTTCGTGCAATGCGGCGTGGGAGAGCACAACGCCGCGACTGCGGCTGGCGCAGCCTCGGCGAGCGGCACCTTAGTGTTCTGGGCGGACTTTGGCGTCTTTGGGATCGATGAAGCCTACAACCAGCAGCGGCTAAACGACATCAACGGCGCCGCGCTCAAGCTCGTCCTCACCCACTGCGGTGTCGACGTGGGCGAGGATGGCCGGACCCATCACTGCCTTGATTACATCGGGCTGCTGCGTAACATGTTTGGATGGCGCGTCATCGTTCCAGCCGACCCCAACGAGACTGACCGCGCGATACGCTGGATGGCTCGCGTCCCAGGTAACGTCGCGATTGCGATGGGGCGAAGCAGGCTTCCGGTCATCTGTGACCGCGAGGGGACGCCGTTGTTTGGTGGTTTGCGCGAGTTCGAGTATGGACGCATGACTCCAGCGCGCAAAGGAGCCGCAGCATGCATCCTGGTGGCAGGCACTCCATGCGGCGAGGCGGTGCTGGCCGCGGACAAGCTCCGTGAGGAAGGCTTCGATATCGCAGTCGAGTGCGTGTCTTCACCGCTCGATCTCGATGATCTTGGAATGGAGCGCGCGCTTGCCACCCCACTTCTCGTCACCGTCGAGGACCACCACGTCAGGACCGGCCTCGGAGGTTCGGTGGCGGAGTGGCTGGCGTTGCGCGGCCATGCGCGTGCCTTAATTCGAATCGGTCACGGCGCATACAAGTCGAGCGGTCCGGCACGCGATCTGTTCGCGACGGCTGGCATGTCAGCCGAGGGGATCGCAAGGACCGTGCGTGACGCTCTGGGCAAACGGTAG
- a CDS encoding cytochrome b/b6 domain-containing protein, with product MAHPAHYREAHPFIFVMTHWINLISIVALVISGFYIHYPFVDGFMGVARGMHFVFMFVLLINLVVRIVAAFFVKTATRLGSREMDTDIKNWLPQKLNRHQFIPWLKYYLFLKKEHPIGAKYGVLQKIAYIATVPLTLAAAYTGFAIYAPVMNWAIFTVGTDAVGGPMHMRIIHYYIMWAFIVFTAIHAYLANVESRDPSKLIFSWKESEGLQFDAEGKVIGGKGH from the coding sequence ATGGCTCATCCCGCGCACTACCGGGAGGCGCATCCGTTCATCTTCGTGATGACTCATTGGATCAACCTGATCTCCATAGTAGCCCTCGTAATTTCGGGCTTCTACATTCACTATCCGTTCGTCGACGGCTTCATGGGTGTCGCCCGCGGTATGCACTTCGTCTTCATGTTCGTGCTCCTCATCAACCTTGTCGTGCGCATCGTCGCCGCCTTCTTCGTGAAGACAGCCACACGTCTCGGCTCGCGTGAGATGGACACGGACATCAAGAACTGGCTTCCACAGAAGCTCAATAGACACCAGTTCATCCCGTGGCTCAAGTACTACCTGTTCCTGAAGAAGGAACACCCGATCGGAGCCAAGTACGGCGTGTTACAGAAGATCGCCTACATTGCGACCGTTCCACTGACGCTGGCGGCAGCCTACACTGGCTTTGCAATCTATGCGCCAGTGATGAACTGGGCTATCTTCACGGTTGGCACGGACGCTGTAGGCGGACCGATGCACATGCGCATCATCCACTACTACATCATGTGGGCGTTCATCGTGTTCACCGCGATCCACGCGTACCTGGCCAACGTCGAAAGCAGGGATCCCTCCAAGCTGATCTTCTCCTGGAAGGAGAGTGAGGGCCTTCAGTTCGACGCGGAGGGAAAGGTCATTGGCGGTAAAGGCCACTAG
- a CDS encoding inositol monophosphatase has protein sequence MQEELAAVIAAATAGADVIRAADSDRKVTRSKSSSIDLVTETDIAAGVAVWEAIVKRDSQARLVIEEEEVYGLASARRGSLDDDEVWCVDPLDGTTSFVHGFPAYSVSVALLRRGTPVAGAVVNVPSAEIVAAAAGIGATRNGAPIQCSAAGALGESLLITGFPYDRGAPLDRQLAILGAFLRVPVHGIRRTGSAAIDCTHVAGGRADGYWEFGLKPWDMAAGVIICEEAGVHVTGINGEPWSVASTGIIAANPSLHKRMTAVILGG, from the coding sequence GTGCAAGAGGAGCTCGCAGCAGTTATCGCGGCAGCTACAGCGGGGGCTGACGTCATCCGTGCCGCCGACTCGGACAGGAAAGTGACGCGTTCGAAGAGCTCATCTATCGACCTCGTCACTGAGACGGATATCGCCGCAGGTGTCGCCGTGTGGGAGGCGATCGTTAAGCGCGACTCTCAGGCGCGCCTCGTGATCGAGGAGGAAGAAGTATACGGACTCGCGAGCGCCCGTCGTGGTTCGCTCGACGACGACGAGGTCTGGTGTGTCGATCCACTCGACGGAACGACATCGTTTGTGCATGGCTTTCCGGCGTATTCGGTCTCGGTCGCCCTGCTCCGACGGGGAACGCCCGTCGCGGGAGCGGTGGTAAACGTGCCATCTGCCGAGATCGTTGCGGCCGCCGCCGGCATCGGTGCCACCCGCAACGGGGCACCGATCCAGTGCTCTGCAGCTGGCGCGCTCGGCGAATCGCTACTCATCACCGGCTTTCCCTACGACCGCGGTGCGCCTCTCGACCGTCAGCTCGCAATTCTGGGGGCGTTCCTTCGCGTTCCCGTGCATGGGATCCGGCGTACCGGCTCCGCGGCAATCGACTGCACTCACGTTGCAGGCGGACGTGCGGATGGATACTGGGAGTTTGGCCTCAAGCCGTGGGACATGGCCGCGGGGGTCATCATCTGCGAGGAGGCAGGCGTACACGTCACCGGCATCAACGGCGAGCCGTGGTCGGTCGCGTCAACCGGAATCATCGCTGCCAACCCGAGTCTCCACAAACGGATGACCGCTGTCATCCTGGGGGGCTGA
- a CDS encoding hydrogenase small subunit, with protein sequence MAHEDHDAIYDLLAARGVSRRDFLKYCGSIAALLGLSEAYVPQIAAAVTKGAKLKPAVWLHGGACTGCTESVAQADTPDVATIVLELLSLNFSATLSMAQGQDALDAAEAVFEEPGYILIYEGSVMKGFDGNTLRVGGKTGLKELELGAPNAAAIIAVGSCAVDGGFVMARPNPADATGVSMYLEEKGIATPVINLPTCPVNPEWVVAIVVDVLLLGSLETGAILNKLNRFGQPKYIFGQTIHDNCPRRGHFENGAFVSEFGTEEEALGYCLYKVGCKGPQTFTNCPIVRWNRRTSWCVESGAPCIGCGSLNWVDVGAPFLNRHRDLPLPNIGNTRPVTIAGAVAGVAAAGLIAHGIGMKVAGRMGDGAPYEAAKEHDAKRMKKGGGK encoded by the coding sequence ATGGCGCATGAGGACCACGACGCGATCTACGATCTCCTGGCAGCACGGGGGGTGTCGCGTCGCGATTTCCTCAAGTACTGCGGATCGATCGCAGCACTACTCGGGCTCTCGGAAGCATACGTCCCCCAGATCGCTGCTGCGGTCACCAAGGGCGCAAAGCTTAAGCCTGCGGTCTGGCTCCACGGTGGCGCATGCACCGGTTGCACCGAGTCGGTCGCTCAGGCTGACACGCCCGATGTGGCCACCATCGTGCTTGAGCTGCTCTCGCTGAACTTCTCGGCGACGCTCTCGATGGCGCAGGGTCAAGACGCCCTCGACGCGGCGGAAGCAGTATTCGAAGAGCCTGGCTACATCTTGATTTACGAGGGCTCGGTCATGAAGGGCTTTGACGGCAACACGCTGCGTGTCGGCGGGAAGACCGGTCTTAAGGAACTCGAGCTCGGCGCACCCAACGCGGCGGCGATCATCGCCGTCGGTTCGTGTGCGGTTGACGGCGGATTCGTGATGGCTCGCCCCAATCCCGCAGACGCAACAGGCGTGTCGATGTACCTGGAGGAGAAAGGCATTGCCACCCCGGTCATCAACCTGCCCACGTGTCCAGTAAACCCCGAGTGGGTTGTCGCGATCGTTGTTGACGTCCTTCTTCTTGGTTCGCTCGAAACTGGCGCGATTCTGAACAAGCTCAACCGCTTCGGCCAGCCTAAGTACATCTTCGGGCAGACCATCCACGACAACTGTCCACGTCGCGGCCACTTTGAGAACGGAGCGTTCGTCTCGGAGTTTGGCACTGAAGAAGAGGCGCTCGGCTACTGTCTATACAAGGTCGGATGCAAGGGGCCGCAGACATTCACCAACTGTCCGATCGTTCGATGGAACCGCCGTACGAGCTGGTGCGTCGAATCTGGTGCTCCATGCATCGGCTGCGGGAGCCTGAACTGGGTCGACGTCGGCGCCCCCTTCCTCAACCGCCACCGCGACCTGCCGTTGCCAAACATCGGCAACACACGGCCGGTTACTATCGCGGGAGCTGTTGCCGGTGTCGCCGCGGCTGGCCTCATCGCTCATGGAATCGGGATGAAAGTGGCCGGACGTATGGGCGACGGAGCGCCGTACGAAGCGGCGAAGGAGCACGATGCGAAGCGGATGAAGAAGGGAGGCGGTAAATAG
- a CDS encoding nickel-dependent hydrogenase large subunit produces MTRIEGHLRFEVEVNDGVVTDAWVSGGLYRGLETILLDREPADAFYISQRICGVCPISHGHASTMSTEKALGITIPNNARIIRNLIEAAQYIHSHILWFYTLAALDYVDPVKALTADIADTYALAHEAGTGVSDFGAVARRLQAFVDNGQLSIFTNGWFGHPAYAQDMPAELHLIAVAHYLEALEMQAVAAEVIAIMGGKFPHFMTSLPGGTTFVPTEQKLDDILFRLMRLNDWVTNTMIPDTLAIAPFYASALEYGGGHGNFLAWGVFNTESPELTDRYMPGGVVVTSKGLTVEDPDETKVAEYIEHAWYDSPTGLNPAVGETNAMFDEYNTDARYSWNKAPRYDGLPMEAGPLSRMLVAYLRGVSPVQDIIDSTLTALGAPGKPEVLVSLLGRVAARNLETKVVADWSLQWCHELIAAIAGGDSKYFEPSNGGDGQGGGLWEAPRGALGHWIDIKGGKIDRYQVVTPSTWDVSSRDADGVRGPMEEALIGTPIEEVERPLEACRVARSFDP; encoded by the coding sequence TTGACCAGAATTGAAGGACACCTGCGTTTCGAGGTCGAGGTCAACGATGGCGTCGTAACCGACGCTTGGGTTTCCGGCGGACTATATCGCGGACTGGAGACCATCCTCCTCGACCGTGAACCCGCCGACGCATTCTACATATCACAGCGCATATGCGGCGTGTGCCCGATCTCCCATGGTCACGCGTCAACCATGTCGACCGAGAAAGCGCTCGGAATCACCATCCCTAACAACGCCCGGATTATCCGCAACCTGATCGAGGCGGCGCAGTACATTCACAGTCACATCCTGTGGTTCTACACGCTCGCCGCGCTCGACTACGTGGACCCCGTAAAAGCGCTCACCGCTGACATTGCCGACACCTACGCGCTTGCGCATGAGGCTGGTACCGGCGTGTCGGACTTCGGAGCGGTGGCCAGGCGTCTCCAAGCGTTTGTCGACAACGGCCAACTCTCGATCTTTACCAACGGCTGGTTTGGCCATCCGGCCTACGCACAGGACATGCCAGCGGAGCTGCACCTGATCGCAGTGGCGCACTACCTTGAGGCACTTGAGATGCAGGCCGTCGCAGCTGAGGTCATCGCCATCATGGGCGGCAAGTTCCCACACTTCATGACTTCGCTTCCGGGCGGCACGACATTCGTCCCGACCGAGCAGAAGCTCGACGACATTCTCTTCCGTCTTATGCGCCTCAACGACTGGGTCACCAACACAATGATCCCTGACACACTCGCGATCGCCCCGTTCTACGCAAGCGCGCTCGAGTACGGCGGCGGCCATGGCAACTTCCTTGCCTGGGGTGTGTTCAACACCGAATCACCTGAGCTTACGGACCGCTACATGCCAGGCGGTGTTGTAGTGACCAGCAAGGGCCTGACGGTGGAAGACCCGGACGAGACAAAAGTCGCCGAGTACATCGAACACGCGTGGTACGACTCCCCCACCGGTCTTAACCCGGCAGTGGGAGAAACAAATGCCATGTTTGACGAGTACAACACGGACGCACGCTACTCATGGAACAAGGCGCCCCGCTACGACGGCCTGCCTATGGAAGCTGGCCCCTTGTCGCGGATGCTTGTGGCGTACCTAAGGGGCGTCTCTCCCGTTCAGGACATCATCGACAGCACGCTCACCGCGCTCGGCGCTCCTGGCAAGCCCGAGGTACTCGTCTCATTGCTCGGCCGTGTCGCGGCACGCAACCTTGAGACGAAGGTTGTCGCCGACTGGTCGCTCCAGTGGTGCCACGAACTCATCGCCGCCATTGCTGGCGGCGACTCAAAGTACTTTGAGCCCAGCAACGGCGGCGATGGTCAGGGCGGTGGCCTGTGGGAGGCGCCTCGCGGCGCGCTCGGTCACTGGATCGACATCAAGGGCGGGAAGATCGACCGCTACCAGGTCGTGACCCCGTCGACGTGGGACGTCTCCTCGCGTGACGCTGACGGCGTCCGCGGGCCGATGGAAGAAGCACTTATCGGCACCCCGATTGAAGAAGTCGAACGGCCGCTTGAGGCGTGCCGCGTCGCACGCAGCTTCGATCCTTGA
- the hemG gene encoding protoporphyrinogen oxidase: protein MKHIIVIGGGAAGLGAAYKVKRAAEEGHDVTFTLIEKDPRLGGKIASEMVADPEGAGDFIVDGGPDCFLTEKPGVHRIAKLAGIFDEELPTDDARKRTHILSRGQLHDLPDGVMMFAPTKLVPFATTELFSWPGKIRMGLDLFIPRRTWPVGERRDETLESFVVRRMGRECLDRIAEPLVGGVHASDPAKMSLAATFPRLLDMEQTYGGMIKGFLAARKKVEEIRMKYPPKPGAKPRTFFTSFDSGMQRLTDVMADRAGRDSMRIGVAVVAVERNGDRWVVTLADGERVEGDAVIVATECWAAEPLMRTVDEKIADALAGIESSSSATISLGFKEDEVGIDMNAFGLLCPIVENRQMMAASFSSTKWPGRAPAGRVLLRGFVGGPHNQSIMEESDERLVEIVLSEMRDILGVKGDPLFSRVYRWHLGMPQYTIGHLDRVETIESRAREIPGLWLGGGSYRGVGIPNCIEGGEAGVSKVLGEWNMSMAEDSEEPKRYY from the coding sequence ATGAAGCACATAATTGTGATCGGTGGGGGCGCTGCGGGTCTTGGCGCGGCGTACAAGGTCAAACGTGCGGCCGAGGAAGGCCACGACGTGACCTTCACACTCATCGAGAAGGATCCACGTCTTGGCGGGAAGATCGCTTCGGAAATGGTCGCTGACCCCGAGGGTGCGGGCGATTTCATAGTCGACGGGGGCCCCGATTGCTTTCTCACCGAGAAGCCCGGAGTGCACCGTATCGCCAAGCTTGCTGGCATCTTCGACGAGGAGCTGCCGACCGATGACGCACGCAAGCGAACCCACATCCTTTCGCGCGGACAGCTTCATGATCTTCCTGACGGCGTGATGATGTTCGCGCCAACCAAACTGGTCCCATTCGCGACGACAGAACTGTTTTCGTGGCCGGGCAAGATCAGAATGGGCCTGGACCTGTTCATCCCCCGAAGGACATGGCCGGTGGGCGAGCGCAGGGATGAGACACTTGAGAGTTTTGTCGTGCGCCGGATGGGGCGTGAGTGTCTTGACCGTATCGCCGAACCGCTCGTGGGCGGGGTTCATGCGTCCGATCCGGCCAAGATGAGTCTTGCAGCCACCTTCCCGCGGCTGCTTGATATGGAACAGACGTACGGCGGCATGATCAAAGGCTTTCTTGCGGCACGCAAGAAGGTCGAAGAGATTCGAATGAAGTACCCGCCCAAGCCAGGCGCAAAGCCACGCACCTTCTTTACCTCGTTTGACTCTGGCATGCAGCGCCTTACTGACGTCATGGCCGACCGCGCTGGCCGCGACTCTATGCGGATCGGCGTGGCGGTCGTTGCGGTCGAAAGAAACGGTGATCGGTGGGTTGTGACCTTGGCAGACGGTGAGCGCGTCGAAGGCGACGCCGTCATTGTGGCCACTGAGTGTTGGGCTGCCGAGCCCCTCATGCGTACCGTCGATGAGAAGATCGCCGACGCGCTTGCCGGCATAGAGTCGTCCTCCTCGGCGACGATCTCGCTTGGCTTCAAGGAAGACGAGGTCGGCATCGACATGAACGCGTTTGGACTACTCTGTCCGATCGTGGAGAACCGTCAGATGATGGCAGCTTCGTTCTCGTCGACCAAGTGGCCGGGTCGCGCGCCCGCCGGTCGCGTGCTGTTGCGCGGCTTTGTGGGTGGTCCTCACAATCAGTCGATCATGGAGGAAAGCGACGAGCGTCTCGTCGAGATAGTCCTCTCAGAGATGCGTGACATCCTGGGGGTGAAGGGCGACCCGCTGTTTAGCCGAGTCTACCGGTGGCATCTTGGCATGCCGCAGTACACGATCGGCCATCTCGACCGCGTCGAAACGATCGAGTCGCGTGCCCGCGAGATTCCGGGACTGTGGCTCGGTGGCGGGTCGTACCGGGGCGTGGGTATTCCCAACTGCATCGAGGGCGGCGAGGCGGGCGTAAGCAAGGTTCTCGGCGAGTGGAATATGAGCATGGCCGAGGACTCTGAGGAGCCCAAGCGCTACTACTAG
- a CDS encoding DUF2249 domain-containing protein: MLHDSVSPPNGVGSRLVVDVRGCSPAIRREIVVCIVDKLLQLDARDSLVVICDHEPVALGYGIDLRKETRGRFEYFYDRRTDGAWVALIRRKPE, translated from the coding sequence GTGTTGCACGATTCTGTTTCGCCCCCTAATGGCGTGGGAAGCAGGCTCGTTGTCGATGTTCGCGGGTGCTCTCCCGCCATTCGCCGAGAGATTGTCGTGTGCATCGTTGACAAACTACTCCAGCTCGATGCCAGAGATAGTCTCGTGGTGATCTGTGATCATGAGCCGGTAGCTCTTGGTTACGGAATCGACCTGCGCAAGGAGACTCGCGGGAGGTTCGAGTACTTCTATGATCGGCGCACTGACGGCGCATGGGTCGCACTCATCAGACGCAAGCCGGAGTGA
- a CDS encoding coproporphyrinogen III oxidase family protein, whose amino-acid sequence MISERLITGALRILNPRYLELKPDSITSLPGPVEGRAYVLYAHVPFCERLCLYCSFNRFLYREDRARTYFGELRREMRMVADLGYDFPSLYIGGGTPTVLLDELAETIDLARSLFSIREVSCETSPNHLGPDLVSVLSKRVQRLSVGVQSFDDGLLRQMDRYEKYGDGRATLDRLRSVAGEFHSLNVDMIFNFPSQTETILERDIAFVKASGANQTTFYPLMASPATRVELARAVGHIDYAREARYYRLIADRLAGHYVPASAWTYSRDVDAMIDEYIVDYGEYVGIGSGAISFLNGRMYANNFSLKEYSRAITEGRMSVCKSGRPYSATARRRYRFVTDLFGLKLDKERFRRDFAMPVERALAPELAFMFAAGGIAGDDGRYITLTEKGRYLLMVMMRETLASSNDLRDKAREALPLEERLLLLEGETCYSPTTERAAG is encoded by the coding sequence ATGATCTCTGAACGGTTGATCACCGGTGCCCTCCGAATCCTCAACCCGCGCTACCTAGAACTGAAACCCGATTCGATCACTTCACTTCCCGGACCCGTCGAAGGCCGGGCGTACGTGCTCTACGCGCACGTACCGTTTTGTGAGCGCCTCTGCCTGTACTGCTCGTTTAACCGCTTCCTCTACCGGGAGGACCGTGCGCGCACCTACTTTGGCGAGTTGCGCCGCGAGATGCGCATGGTCGCTGATCTCGGATACGATTTCCCATCCCTCTACATCGGCGGGGGCACACCAACGGTCCTGCTCGACGAACTCGCTGAGACTATCGATCTTGCTCGTAGCCTTTTTTCGATCCGCGAGGTGTCGTGCGAGACAAGTCCCAACCACCTCGGTCCGGATCTCGTTTCAGTCTTGTCCAAACGGGTGCAGCGCCTCTCCGTGGGAGTTCAGAGCTTCGACGATGGACTCCTCCGGCAGATGGACCGATACGAGAAGTATGGGGACGGACGCGCCACGCTCGACCGGCTCCGTTCTGTCGCCGGCGAGTTCCACTCGCTCAACGTGGATATGATCTTCAATTTTCCATCCCAAACTGAAACCATCCTCGAGCGTGACATCGCATTTGTGAAGGCGAGCGGCGCCAACCAGACGACGTTCTACCCGCTCATGGCCTCACCCGCAACACGCGTCGAGCTCGCCCGCGCGGTAGGACATATCGATTACGCAAGAGAAGCCCGCTACTACCGCCTAATCGCAGATCGTCTGGCCGGTCACTACGTTCCCGCATCAGCATGGACATACTCCCGCGATGTCGATGCAATGATCGACGAGTACATCGTTGATTACGGGGAGTACGTTGGAATCGGTTCTGGCGCGATCTCTTTTCTCAACGGAAGGATGTATGCGAATAACTTCTCGCTCAAAGAGTATTCTCGCGCAATCACCGAGGGCCGAATGTCGGTGTGCAAGTCTGGACGACCCTACTCTGCGACCGCGCGCCGACGCTATCGTTTTGTCACCGATCTTTTCGGGCTCAAACTTGACAAGGAACGTTTCCGCCGCGACTTCGCAATGCCTGTCGAACGGGCGCTCGCCCCGGAACTGGCATTCATGTTCGCAGCGGGCGGAATCGCCGGTGACGACGGGCGCTATATCACGCTCACGGAAAAGGGCCGCTACCTGCTTATGGTCATGATGCGGGAGACGCTCGCATCCTCAAACGACCTGCGCGACAAGGCCCGAGAAGCGCTACCTCTCGAAGAGCGGCTACTCCTGTTGGAAGGCGAGACCTGCTACTCACCAACGACCGAGCGAGCCGCAGGCTAA
- a CDS encoding HAD family hydrolase, with protein sequence MQGILFDLDGTLLDIDLRSFIGRYFIALSNAMRRIGPQHGTGESLMRAVHEATEAMMLPHPGTTNQERFNQEFERLTGVDLNEYRDVFDQFYDEEFPALRDGYGPMRGAHTALQTSRELGLRIAVATNPLFPRRAVEHRLAWAGLDGFEFDVVTSYETMHACKPYAEYFRQTAEALGVEPTSCLMVGDDRVLDLPASDVGMKTYYVGTDPDAPADYRGDLETLAITLPFLIERR encoded by the coding sequence ATGCAAGGCATCTTGTTCGACCTCGACGGGACACTGCTCGACATCGACCTCAGATCATTTATCGGCCGATACTTTATTGCCCTCAGTAACGCGATGCGGCGTATCGGCCCACAACACGGCACCGGTGAATCACTCATGCGCGCAGTACACGAAGCGACCGAGGCCATGATGCTCCCACACCCCGGTACAACGAACCAGGAGAGATTCAACCAGGAGTTTGAGCGGCTGACCGGGGTCGATCTCAACGAGTATCGCGACGTGTTCGATCAATTCTACGATGAGGAGTTCCCCGCGCTGCGCGACGGCTATGGACCGATGCGTGGAGCGCACACCGCCCTGCAAACGTCACGCGAACTCGGGCTTAGAATCGCCGTAGCTACAAACCCCCTGTTCCCCCGCAGGGCCGTCGAACACCGTCTGGCATGGGCCGGACTTGATGGGTTTGAGTTCGACGTTGTCACAAGCTACGAGACGATGCACGCGTGCAAGCCGTACGCCGAGTACTTCAGGCAGACCGCCGAAGCGCTCGGCGTCGAACCAACCAGCTGCCTCATGGTCGGCGACGACCGCGTCCTCGACCTTCCCGCCTCCGATGTCGGAATGAAGACGTATTACGTAGGCACGGATCCTGATGCGCCCGCTGACTACCGAGGCGACCTCGAAACTCTGGCTATCACTCTGCCATTCCTCATCGAGCGCAGGTAG